In the Leptospira sp. WS4.C2 genome, one interval contains:
- a CDS encoding isoprenyl transferase, protein MKFNTIPAHIAVIMDGNGRWAESQGKKRTEGHREGANAIDRLLDVALEYKIPNISLYAFSTENWKRPITEIQAIFGLLVEFIDTRLNTIHSKGIRIHHSGARNKLSKTVLSKIDHAMAVTKKNKKLTANFCLNYGGHEEILSNFSRIMAARKVKKETLDKAISPKEFEKYLYTSPLPPVDLLIRTAGEQRISNFLLWQSAYAEMYFTNTLWPDFGRTSLEEALLFFDSRKRKFGGLL, encoded by the coding sequence ATGAAGTTTAATACGATCCCCGCGCACATTGCTGTCATCATGGACGGAAATGGAAGGTGGGCCGAAAGCCAAGGGAAAAAAAGAACCGAAGGCCATAGAGAAGGGGCGAATGCGATCGATCGCCTTTTGGATGTGGCTTTGGAATATAAAATCCCCAACATTTCTCTTTATGCATTTTCCACAGAAAATTGGAAACGCCCCATCACAGAAATCCAAGCCATCTTTGGTTTGTTAGTTGAGTTTATCGATACAAGACTAAATACCATCCACTCGAAAGGGATTCGCATCCACCACAGTGGTGCGAGAAACAAACTTTCCAAAACAGTATTATCTAAGATCGACCATGCGATGGCGGTCACAAAAAAGAACAAAAAACTCACTGCTAACTTTTGTTTGAACTATGGGGGGCACGAAGAAATCTTGAGTAACTTTTCTCGGATTATGGCCGCCCGCAAGGTCAAAAAAGAAACTTTGGACAAAGCGATTAGCCCCAAAGAATTTGAAAAATATTTGTATACATCCCCTTTACCACCCGTAGATTTATTGATCAGAACTGCGGGAGAACAAAGGATTTCCAATTTCCTTTTATGGCAGAGTGCGTATGCTGAAATGTATTTTACCAATACACTTTGGCCGGACTTTGGAAGAACCTCTTTGGAGGAAGCCCTTCTATTTTTTGATTCCCGAAAACGTAAATTTGGTGGTTTGTTATGA